The following nucleotide sequence is from Trifolium pratense cultivar HEN17-A07 linkage group LG2, ARS_RC_1.1, whole genome shotgun sequence.
AATGCTCTTTCCCTAATCTTGAAGTTGTGGAAGAAGAACTCATAACTTCAACTGCTACATGCAAAGCTCCGAAACGTAGGATTTCCGATGTTCCGTCACTTTTCTCTGCAAGTGTTGCTAGAATTGCTAGTGTGTCTGTGACAAGGTGTTCTTTTTGAGATGCTTTCAAGATGTTAACCAACAAAGGGATTGCTTGAGCAGCAAGTATCCTTTTGTGATTTTCATGGTGTTTGAGGAGGCCAAAGATTGCAACCAAACTGTTTTTTACGCTTCGGTCGGTGCCGTCTTTGATGAGTCTGATCAATGAGGGAATTGCTTCAGGCTCTTCACCTATTAAGTTTCCATGATCAGGATTTGAAGCAAGGTAAAACAACACTGCTGCAGCATGTTGCTTTGCTTCAATCTTTATCCCTTTGTTTAAGACACCAACAATCATTTCTAACCCCCAATTTTCAACCATTTCACTTCTACTTTTGGTGTATTTTGAGAGGTTCAAAAGGGCTGCAATAGAATTCTCTTGTGCTGATGAATCGCTTGAtgccaacaacaacaacaaaagagGAACTGAACCAGCTTCTACCAAACAAGACCTACTAAAAATGCTTGTTTTGGTAAGAACCCTTATCTCAAATGCAGCATGGTTCTTCTGCTCCACATTTCCATTGTCAAGACTTTCACAAAGAAAATCAGCCAAGAGTTTCATTGCTCCCCCTGCTGCCTCACTTCCGGGCTCAGCCGTCCTAGTAATATCACGACTCCGACGACCCGAATCGCCACTAGGAATTCCGTTGACATTGCAGTATTGCTGAATCAACTTCCTCAGCACTAAATTCGGTACCATTTCAATGCTGCTAACACTTTTACCTGTCTTTGGACATGTTGTATTTCCACTTCTAAACCATTTGAGAATCGAAGAACGATCATAAGTATGACCTGTTTCGATAGTCACAGGATCACTCATCATTTCCAAAGAGATCGGACATCGAAAATCATCTGAGTTCAAACAACTCAAAATCATCTGACTTTCCTTTCTTGAATCAAATTTCTTACTACTTTTTCCCTCTTCTTCACAATCCAATACTTCCACCATCACACATCTACAATAACTCATCAACCccatcaaactacttaaaaactCCACCTTTCTCTTTTCATCATTCAACCACTCAAACCCAATTTCACTATCCAAAAACTTCACCTCTTTATTAATCTCACTCCACTCACAAACCCCAATATAATCAAGAACCTTCTTCAAATCAAACTTATTTGGAACAATCCTTTTCTCAAACAGGTTCAAGACATTCATAACACACATCACTGTCTCTTCATCATCAACCTCAAAATCAAACCTTCCCTCCCTCGCTTgcttcatcaacaacaaaacatcCTCTTTACCTTCCACACACACATAAACAGAATCAAAAGCAAAAACATCAAGTTCAGTTGCAATGGATCTGAACAAAACCCGAAACATATTTGCAACCCGTCCCGACTCCATTAACATAAACAACTGAACACCTTCACGGGTCAAATCTTCCATCAAGAAAAAAAGCTTCTGGAAGATGACATGAAGCTCAGAAAAACAAATGGTCACCGGAGCCGGAAGATTTGAATGATTCTCTCGAATCTCATGAAGAAAcggttgaagaagatgaatcaaACGAATAGCGTTTTTTGCATTTCGTTTGTTTGAAGAGAAGAATTTgtgttgaaattttgaaatctCGTTAGAGAGATTGATGAGAGAAGATAAAAGGGTAGAAGAAGCAATGTTCACACATGGATGAACCGCCGGAAAATTCAATATCCGACGACCCGACCCGTTTTCTGTTCGGATCATGGAAAGTGAGAAAAacgacaaaaaaataataaaagtgttTGGATTTTTGTGTTTCGAAACGTACTACGAGTGTTtgcttttttctttgtttggttCTGTGAACGTAGGTTTCGGATATATATAGGAAGGGAAAGGGAGGGACACGTGTTGGGATATGATTTGGTGGTGGTTTAGTATTTGCGATTTTGAGATTGGTACACGTGGATATTTTGGATCTAGTGAAAAGGAGGGTTCTGAGGAAGTGACGCGTGTTGTGGGATTTAATTAAAATGGAAAGGGAAGGTGCTTTTGAAGTTGCTTGGAGTTGGAGAGAGAGAGGCAGTCGACATGCATTGATGATGACAACGTGGAATTATTAAGATTCAGAGTTCAGATTGGAGAAAATTGTGGCTTTGGGTtggccaattatttgggttttagattttttatttattttttttaaatgtggGTTTAGATTATTTAATTAGGTCAATTTTGCTTGGTGATTATCTTTTGGTCTTAAAGTCAATAGGAGTATTAATAGTGGCGGAACCGGGAAAAATTTATTGGATGGACcactaaaaaatttatggcttataatttataagtttgtattgaaaaataaaaaattggtaaCATTTTTTCTTGAGCTTATGCTTGCTAGCtagtttatatatagtatatgaactaatatttttactTGCACTTGAACTAATATGCGTACCGAGTGACttacaatcatcaataataaactttaaactattttcattaatatttgtactaatatatataccgaataaattaaaatcattaataatacactTAAACTAATactttatacttataaaaatattatttttttgggatGAGGGTGGGCCGTGGTACACCTCAGCCACCCCTAGTTCC
It contains:
- the LOC123908709 gene encoding U-box domain-containing protein 19, which produces MIRTENGSGRRILNFPAVHPCVNIASSTLLSSLINLSNEISKFQHKFFSSNKRNAKNAIRLIHLLQPFLHEIRENHSNLPAPVTICFSELHVIFQKLFFLMEDLTREGVQLFMLMESGRVANMFRVLFRSIATELDVFAFDSVYVCVEGKEDVLLLMKQAREGRFDFEVDDEETVMCVMNVLNLFEKRIVPNKFDLKKVLDYIGVCEWSEINKEVKFLDSEIGFEWLNDEKRKVEFLSSLMGLMSYCRCVMVEVLDCEEEGKSSKKFDSRKESQMILSCLNSDDFRCPISLEMMSDPVTIETGHTYDRSSILKWFRSGNTTCPKTGKSVSSIEMVPNLVLRKLIQQYCNVNGIPSGDSGRRSRDITRTAEPGSEAAGGAMKLLADFLCESLDNGNVEQKNHAAFEIRVLTKTSIFSRSCLVEAGSVPLLLLLLASSDSSAQENSIAALLNLSKYTKSRSEMVENWGLEMIVGVLNKGIKIEAKQHAAAVLFYLASNPDHGNLIGEEPEAIPSLIRLIKDGTDRSVKNSLVAIFGLLKHHENHKRILAAQAIPLLVNILKASQKEHLVTDTLAILATLAEKSDGTSEILRFGALHVAVEVMSSSSTTSRLGKEHCVSLLLSLSINGGENVVAHLVKSSSLMESLYSQLSEGTCRASKKASSLIRVLHDFYERSSSNYKASVIPREQFIHVW